One window from the genome of Montipora foliosa isolate CH-2021 chromosome 5, ASM3666993v2, whole genome shotgun sequence encodes:
- the LOC138004393 gene encoding uncharacterized protein encodes MEQMLQAFLKELELREDHFYAMTSSKPLHHNRLDGKDNRAKGATANALFTKQEHGNCAFCLGKHAHEDCQRVKDPEERKNIVFKFARCFKCMKKGHRARECKAFDVLCNKCGQAGHHVSLCDVRIVQSVPPVAEFQFLPYGQNKTPITASPSSLHVGTGGRVALQTARAVIRGEGEAYRVRVLFDAGSHRSFITSKAAQRAQLARIRQKWLGISTFGQRSKDMRLRDVVEVKVSPIGGHKVIPIEAYVVPEISSIQNSHVEFVKGEYPHLKDLWFSDVCVGTEELEIDIWIGADCLWSFQKDCTIRGSLEEPVAVETELGWVLSGPMKSQSSGPEPVQIDLVQTEDKGSLDVDVNRMWDLETIGIKEPGSGVYEEYRDSISFDGQRYSVKLPWKEGHSDLPTNYTTGLRRLKSQVARLEREPEILAEYAAIIEEQLHAGVIERVVELEAAPKVHYLPHQAVVRKEATTTKVRIVYDASSKSTKTGTSLNDCLHVGPSLNPLLFDILLRFRENRVVLVGDIEKAFHNVGVDKRDRDCLRFLWLENPPDITRIVVYRFCRVVFGLNASPFLLNATLRHHISKFIAVDPEFVKKLIDSFYVDDFVGGGASSSEVADLYSKTVNRMAEGGFKLRKWLTNDARVRERIKKDLIDDVKRDQVSAENATYAKSSLGLKMGSNGQKVLGLSRDFEKDTITLELTVIAERAKDLPATKRNTLRLLAGIFDPLGMISPITITAKIWFQEACRQKINWDDPLDGVIKQGVEAWIKSLIECKQIMIDRCVYEHVREEVLECSLHGFADASKKAYCAVIYFVYRTKTGSYSKMLTSKTRVAPLKELSIPRLELIACLILAKLMCTVKNALNSQVSVQKVKFWSDSMTALYWIMNHGEWKQFVSQRVNEIVKLSEKENCGRCPSEQNPADIGSRGSLAVELKGNEMWWRGPSWLIQPEDLWPRQKSLVPTTETCEEERKVAVMTIAINEPCGIEKVVDINKFNALRKLYRVTTLVTRFCHNISRKNKSDRREGPLALEEKIRKAL; translated from the exons ATGGAGCAAATGTTGCAAGCCTTTTTAAAGGAGCTAGAACTGAGAGAGGATCATTTTTATGCAATGACCTCCTCGAAACCTTTGCATCATAATAGACTTGATGGGAAGGACAATCGAGCAAAGGGCGCGACAGCCAACGCCCTGTTCACAAAACAAGAACATGGGAACTGTGCCTTCTGTTTGGGCAAGCATGCCCACGAGGACTGTCAGAGAGTTAAAGATCCTGAGGAACGTAAGaatattgtttttaaatttgctaGATGTTTTAAATGTATGAAAAAGGGCCACCGAGCCCGAGAATGTAAGGCATTTGATGTATTATGTAACAAGTGTGGCCAAGCGGGTCATCACGTGTCTTTGTGTGATGTTAGGATTGTGCAATCAGTGCCTCCTGTTGCCGAATTTCAATTTTTGCCCTACGGGCAAAACAAAACTCCGATTACTGCTAGTCCTAGTAGTTTACATGTAGGAACGGGTGGGCGAGTTGCGTTACAAACCGCGCGTGCAGTTATCCGTGGGGAGGGCGAGGCGTACAGGGTAAGAGTGTTGTTTGACGCTGGTAGCCATCGTTCCTTTATTACTTCCAAAGCTGCCCAACGCGCGCAGCTTGCCAGAATCCGGCAAAAATGGCTAGGGATCAGTACGTTTGGCCAGCGTTCTAAGGACATGCGTCTAAGAGATGTCGTTGAAGTCAAGGTAAGCCCAATTGGTGGCCATAAGGTTATCCCAATCGAAGCGTATGTAGTGCCAGAAATTTCTAGCATCCAAAACAGTCATGTGGAATTTGTAAAGGGGGAGTATCCCCACCTTAAGGACTTGTGGTTTTCGGATGTGTGTGTGGGAACGGAGGAGCTAGAAATTGACATTTGGATCGGTGCAGATTGCCTGTGGAGCTTTCAGAAAGATTGTACAATCAGGGGAAGCCTAGAAGAACCGGTCGCTGTGGAAACTGAATTAGGTTGGGTTCTGTCAGGTCCAATGAAGAGCCAGTCAAGTGGCCCGGAACCCGTACAAATCGACCTAGTGCAAACTGAGGACAAGGGGAGCTTAGATGTTGATGTGAACCGAATGTGGGATCTGGAAACCATAGGAATCAAGGAGCCGGGAAGCGGGGTATATGAAGAATATAGAGACAGCATCTCCTTTGATGGTCAACGATATTCAGTGAAGCTCCCCTGGAAAGAAGGCCACTCAGATTTACCGACGAATTATACCACAGGGTTGCGTCGTCTTAAGAGTCAAGTTGCACGACTGGAAAGGGAACCTGAAATTCTCGCAGAATATGCAGCTATAATTGAGGAACAGCTTCATGCGGGAGTAATAGAGAGAGTGGTAGAGTTAGAGGCGGCTCCAAAGGTACATTATCTGCCACACCAAGCCGTGGTGAGGAAAGAGGCCACGACAACCAAGGTAAGGATCGTATACGATGCTTCGTCAAAGTCAACTAAGACGGGCACCTCTTTAAATGATTGTTTGCATGTGGGTCCGTCATTAAACCCGTTATTATTTGACATTTTGTTGCGGTTTCGAGAGAACAGAGTTGTTCTCGTGGGGGACATAGAGAAGGCTTTTCATAATGTTGGTGTGGACAAGAGAGACAGGGACTGTCTTCGATTTTTGTGGCTAGAAAACCCCCCAGACATTACAAGGATTGTAGTTTATCGATTTTGTCGTGTTGTCTTTGGATTGAATGCGTCTCCCTTTTTGCTGAATGCAACCTTGAGGCATCACATTTCGAAGTTTATCGCAGTTGACCCCGAGTTCGTGAAGAAATTGATTGATTCGTTCTACGTGGATGATTTCGTGGGGGGCGGAGCTTCGTCGAGTGAAGTTGCCGATTTGTATAGTAAAACGGTCAACCGCATGGCAGAGGGGGGATTCAAGCTCAGAAAATGGCTGACCAACGACGCGAGGGTCAGAGAGAGAATCAAAAAAGATCTGATCGATGATGTGAAACGCGACCAGGTGTCAGCTGAAAATGCCACGTACGCAAAGTCATCTCTAGGCCTGAAGATGGGAAGTAACGGCCAAAAGGTACTGGGTCTGTCAAGGGATTTTGAGAAAGATACGATAACCCTCGAACTGACCGTAATTGCCGAGCGAGCAAAAGATTTACCTGCAACCAAACGAAACACGCTGCGACTCTTGGCAGGGATCTTTGACCCTCTGGGAATGATTAGTCCCATAACTATAACAGCAAAGATTTGGTTTCAGGAAGCATGTCGCCAAAAGATCAATTGGGACGACCCACTTGATGGAGTGATAAAACAAGGCGTTGAAGCGTGGATTAAAAGCTTAATAGAATGTAAACAAATCATGATTGACAGGTGTGTCTACGAGCACGTGCGAGAAGAAGTCTTGGAATGTTCGTTACATGGTTTTGCAGATGCGAGTAAGAAAGCTTACTGCGCAGTTATTTATTTCGTATACCGGACAAAGACAGGCTCGTATTCAAAGATGTTAACTTCTAAAACGCGAGTGGCACCGCTCAAAGAGCTGTCCATACCACGACTTGAACTCATAGCATGCCTAATCCTTGCGAAACTGATGTGCACAGTGAAGAATGCGCTGAATTCACAAGTAAGTGTTCAGAAAGTAAAATTTTGGTCAGACAGTATGACAGCACTCTATTGGATCATGAACCATGGTGAGTGGAAACAATTTGTGAGTCAACGTGTGAACGAGATCGTTAAGTTGAGTGAAAAAGAGAATTGTGGGCGCTGTCCCAGTGAGCAAAACCCAGCCGACATAGGGTCAAGAGGATCGCTAGCAGTAGAGCTCAAAGGGAACGAGATGTGGTGGCGCGGACCATCCTGGTTGATCCAACCGGAAGACCTTTGGCCCAGGCAGAAATCCCTTGTGCCAACTACTGAGACATGTGAAGAGGAACGAAAGGTCGCCGTTATGACTATCGCAATCAATGAGCCTTGTGGAATTGAGAAGGTGGTCGACATCAACAAATTCAACGCACTTCGAAAGCTTTACAGAGTGACTACGTTGGTCACACGTTTCTGTCACAACATCTCAAGGAAAAACAAGAGTGACAGGAGAGAAGGGCCGCTTGCATTGGAGGAGAAG ATCAGAAAGGCGTTATAA